GGCAGTTTGTGCAGCTGCCCATTCCCTTCTTCGAGAAAAACCGCGTGGGCGAAATCACCTCCCGCATCACCTCCGACGTGGGCCAGATTCAGGATACGTTTTCGCTGACCCTGGCCGAGCTGTTCCGGCAGGTGGTGACGCTGCTGGCCAGCGTGGTGTTTATCATGGTGGCCTCCGTGAAGCTGTCCTTGTTTATGCTGGCCACGTTTCCGGGCCTGGTCATTCTGGCCCTCATCTTCGGGAAGCGCATCCGGAAGGCCGCCCGCACCACCCAGGACGAGCTAGCCCGCACCAACGTCATCGTGGAGGAAACCTTGCAGGCCATCAACAACGTGAAGGCCTTCACCAACGAGCTGTTTGAGGTGGCCCGCTACAACGACGGCCTCACGCGCACGGTGCAGGCGGCCTTGCGCAGCAACCTCTACCGCGGGGCCTTCGTGTCGTTTCTGATTATCGGGCTGTTTGGGGGCATTATCCTGGTGCTATGGCGCGGGGCTACACTGGTGCAGCTCGGCGACCTGACCATCGGGCAGTTCATGTCGTTTATCCTGTACACCACCTTCATCGGGGCTTCGGTGGCGGGCCTGGGCGAGATGTACAGCAAAGTGCAAAGCACCCTGGGCGCGTCGGAGCGGATTCTGGAGATTCTGGAGGAGCCTACCGAGCCCACGCACCGTCCCCGCCTGGCGGGCCGGGCGCCCCTGCACGTGCGCGGCGACATCGACTACCGCCACGTGGCCTTCCGCTACCCCACCCGCCCCGACCTGGCCGTGCTCCAGGACATTACCTTCGACATTCAGGCCGGCGAGAAAATTGCGCTGGTAGGGCCGTCGGGGGCCGGTAAAAGCACCATCGTGCAGCTGCTCATGCAGTATTATGAGCTGAGCGGCGGGCAGATTCTGGTGGATGGTCACCAGATTCAGCAGTACGACTTGACGGAGCTGCGCCGCCACATCGGCATTGTGCCGCAGGAAACCATTCTGTTTGGGGGCACCATCCGCGAGAATATTGCCTACGGCAAAACCGACGCCACCGACGAGGAAATCACGCAGGCGGCCCGCAAGGCCAACGCCTGGCAGTTCATCAGCTCCTTCCCCGAGGGCCTCGGCACGGTGGTGGGTGAGCGGGGCATCAAGCTCTCAGGCGGGCAGCGCCAGCGCGTGGCCATTGCCCGCGCCATCCTGAAAAACCCCGCCATCCTCATCCTCGACGAAGCCACGTCTTCCCTCGACTCCGAAAGCGAAAAGCTGGTGCAGCAGGCCATGGACGAACTGATGGAAGGCCGCACCAGCATCATCATTGCCCACCGCCTCAGCACCATCCGCAAAGCCGACAAAATCCTGGTCATCGACGGGGGCCGCATCGTGGAACAAGGCACCCACGAGGAGCTAGCCCACAACGACAACGGCCTGTACGCCAATCTGCTGCGGTTGCAGTTTGAGTTGAGTTAAGAGTGTAAGCCTTTGATGCGCGAAAGGGCGAAGCGCGGTGCTTTGCCCTTTTTTATCAGCTACTACAAGGCTCGAAATCTGTATTATTGCGGCTATGCAGCCAATTATACTTTCAGACGTTCACCTCTCTCTGCAAGAATTTCAACAACTTAACCAGCAGGCTATACTACGGCGACGGTGGTGGGTATTTCTACTACCTGTTGTGTATCCGGTTTATAATTTTTGGGCTGAAATTGACTTTTCAGATTTATCCTCAATAATTCCATTGGTTATCCTCATTCTGATTTATGCGGTGATAGTAGTTATCGTACTACGTAGGCAGTCTAAACGTCAGTATACAGCTACACCGCTTTTCCAACAGTCTACCACCTACACGCTTGCTGACGCTGGAGTGACAGTAATTAATTCATTACAGCATTCTACTCTGGCCTGGAGTGTGTTCAAGGGTGTTCGGAGAATGGGTCGTTGGTATATTTTGGTTAGCGAAAATCAACAAGGGCTTCTTCTGG
This region of Hymenobacter sp. YIM 151500-1 genomic DNA includes:
- a CDS encoding ABC transporter ATP-binding protein — translated: MARSGLNTRGPVATPEPAKKRLTKEDFRRGLRIFRYVLPYRGKFVVGLLLLALSSATFMAFPWIAGKLVDVANGTPVRLPGSGALSINQIALALFGVIVLQGLFSFGRIWFFTQVSEFTVRDIRRDLYRQFVQLPIPFFEKNRVGEITSRITSDVGQIQDTFSLTLAELFRQVVTLLASVVFIMVASVKLSLFMLATFPGLVILALIFGKRIRKAARTTQDELARTNVIVEETLQAINNVKAFTNELFEVARYNDGLTRTVQAALRSNLYRGAFVSFLIIGLFGGIILVLWRGATLVQLGDLTIGQFMSFILYTTFIGASVAGLGEMYSKVQSTLGASERILEILEEPTEPTHRPRLAGRAPLHVRGDIDYRHVAFRYPTRPDLAVLQDITFDIQAGEKIALVGPSGAGKSTIVQLLMQYYELSGGQILVDGHQIQQYDLTELRRHIGIVPQETILFGGTIRENIAYGKTDATDEEITQAARKANAWQFISSFPEGLGTVVGERGIKLSGGQRQRVAIARAILKNPAILILDEATSSLDSESEKLVQQAMDELMEGRTSIIIAHRLSTIRKADKILVIDGGRIVEQGTHEELAHNDNGLYANLLRLQFELS